The Streptomyces sp. DG1A-41 genomic sequence ACCGCGCGACCCGTGACCGAGCGGCCGAGTGGATGGAGGGAGACGAGGCCGGACACGCCCTTCGCCTCTGGCGGTCACTGGCCCGCCGATGCGTCGGACCCTACGGCGAGCACGCCGCTGCGCCGCTCACTCTCGCCGGCTGGGTCGCATGGTCCACCGGCGACGAACTGGAGGCGCGGGAGGCCCTCGCCATGGCCCTGAGCGCGGATCCCGACTATCTCTTCGCCCGTCTCCTGCACCAGGCCTGCAACGAAGGCCTCGACCCGGAGTCGATCCGCAGCTGCCTGCGAGCGGAGCGCGAAGACCGTGGGCGCCCGGGAGACGCCGGCTCGGCGGCTCCGGTCGACGGTTTGGATGCCCGGGTGGGCGCTTCCATGCCCCGGAGGGACGAGTGTGCCAAGCGGGCGGACGACTCCTTGGCCCCGGCGGACGGCTGCGTGGAGCAGGTTGGCGGTTCCCTGGCTGGGGCGGACGTCTGCGTTGAGTCGGTGGACGGTTCCCTGGCTGAGGCGGACGTCTGCGCTGAGCGGGCGGATAGCTCCCGGGCCAGGGCGGACAGCTCGCGGGCCAGGGAGGACGACTCCGCCGGGTGCGTCGACAGCTCCGTCGCGCAGAAGGACAGCCCCCCGACTCGGTCGGACGCCGACGAGGTCGCCATGGTCGAGGCAGCCGTGCCCGAGTTCGAGCAAGAGCCCGCACCTACGTCCACGGCGACGCCCTCACGCCGTCGACGCCGTACCCGTTCCGCCGGTGCTGTCGGCACGGCCACGGGCGGTACCCGCGCGGGAGACCGTGTCCGGGGCACGCGGGTGCCCCGTCGGCGTACTCCGGCAGGCACTACGCGCCCTACCAGTGCCGCAGAAGCCGGCACGCGGACCGGGCGAGAAACCGCGGGAACCGCGCGGTCCGGCAGCGTACGCGCGGGCGGCACGCGTGCGCGTACGTCGAAGAAGACGGCAGTGCCGTGCCAGGGCGCGGGCCAGGAAGGCGCACAGCGCGGCCAAGGCACGGAGGGGGAGGAGTGAGTGCCCTCCCGGTGGCCTCGACGCGCCCCGGGGACGCGGGCGTGACCCTGAGGAGGTTCATGCCGTTCACCTGAGTGGCGGAACGCCTGGACGGGGCGTGACGCCGCACTGCCCCTGCCCCGTCGGAGCCCTCCGGCACCGGCGCCGAACTCGATCGAGGCGCACAGAGCGCAGAGGAAGCCTCTCCATGCATCAGCCGACTCCGCCCTCCTCCGCCACCGACGACCCCCACGCCCCGGGTGGAACCCCGCCGCCCCGGAGGTCGGGCCCTGGCCTGTCCGGGGCCGGGGCTCCGCGGTCGGGGGCCCAGGACGTCGCTCCGCGGCCGACGGCACGTGTCGTCGACGGATTCGGGCCCAGGTTCCCCGGGGGTGCCTCACCCGCCTCGCTGCCCACCGGACCGGATTCGTGTCCGCCCTCGACACCGGACGGGGGCCGTTCGTCCCCCAATGGGGCGGGCCAGAGCCGTCACCCTGGTTCCGGGTCCGGGTACGGCTTGCCCTCGCCGCCCTTGGCTCAGAGCCGGGGCCCGTCCTCCACGGGGCAGCCCGCCGGGCTTCCCCGAGGCGCCACGATCCCCGGTCTGCGCTGGTCTGCCGACCTGCCGCCCGCCCACACCTTGATGATCTGCGTCGCTCTTCCCGGTCTGGCCATCTCGACGGAGGGAGGGCAGATGACCGGCCGGGGGCTGGAGGGGTTCTACCGAGCCGGCCGACGCGTGCTCTCCCGGTGCGAGATCCGCGTGGCCGGGCGGGAACCGCTCGCCGTCCAGGCCCGTATGGCTGCCGCCGACCGCGCCAGGTTCGTGGGCACGCTTCGCACGTCGCCACAGGCAGGCCCGGACCCGGACGTGGTCGTGGAACGCAACCGTCTCGCGGACGGCACGGAGCGGATCACCCTGCACAGCGCGGCTCCCCGCCCGCTGCGTCTGCCCGTCGAGGTGTCCCTGGGCACGGACCTGGCCGACCTCGGGTCGATCGCCTCGGGCCGCGCCGGACCCGAGCTCCCCGCCAGTGTCCACGACTCCGGCCTGCGCTGGTCCTGCGCCACCGGAAACGCGTCCGTCACGGCCGCACCGCCTCCCTCGGACGCCCTGGCCTCGGCCGGACTGCTGCGGTGGGAGCTCGACCTGCCACCGGGCGGCAGCAGAAGCGTGGAGCTGCGGGTGCGGCCGGACGGCGCCGGTCCCCTCCGAGCCGTGGGCCGCGCGGCGACCAGCCCTCTGGCCGCGGCGCGAGCGGAAGGAGACGACCCCGGAGTCCCCGCACTCCTGAGCACGAGCATCGAGGATCTCCAGGCCCTCCTGCTGCGTGATTCCGCGCACCCCGCCGACACCCACCTCGCGGCCGGGGCACCCTGGCGCTGCGGTCTGGCCCCGGCCGACGCGCTCGTGGCCGCCCGGATGGCCCTGCCGCTCGGTACGGGCCTGGCAGCGGGGACACTGCGGATCCTCGCCCGTACCCAACTCTGCGGCCCGGGACCGCAGTCCGGGACGATCCCCGGCCCGAGACGGGACGCAGGCCCGCACCTTCCGCCGCAGTGCACCGGTACGGAGGCCACGCTGCTGTTCCCCGCACTGCTCGCCGAGGCCCGCCGCTGGGGCCTCGGCGAGCAGGAGACGGAGGAACTACTGCCTGCCGCCGAGCGCTGTCTGACCTGGCTGCGAACGACCGTGGGCGACGACCCGTACCTGCGCGACCCGCACCCCGGCGGTCCCGTCCGATGCGAGACACAGGCCCACGCTCACCGCGCGGCACTCCTGGGCGCCGACCTGCTCGACGCCTGCGGCCGCACGGGTGGTGCGGCACTCCGGCAGTGGGCGCAGGCCTTGAGAACCGCCTTCCGCAAGGACTTCTGGGTCGACGACCGCGGGGGCGGCCGGCCCGCGGCAGCCCGTGCCCCGGACGGCAGGCCCGTGCCTCATCTGGGCGCGGCCGCCGTCCACCTCCTCGACACCGGACTGCTGGGCGAGGGCGTCTTGGCGCCCGGTCTGCTCGACAAGGTTCAGACCGAGAACCTCGCCCGGCTTTTCGGCAGCCCCGTCATGGACTCCGGTTGGGGCCTGCGTGGACTGGGTGCGAAGGAACCGGGATTCAATCCGTTCGGCCACCGCGCCGGGGCCGTACGGGTCCAGGAGACCGCACTCGCCGTCGCGGGTCTGGCCGCCGCCGGCTACGAGAAGGAGGCGACCTCGCTGCTGCGCGGCGTACTCGCGGCCGCCGAGACCTTCGCCCACCGGCTGCCCGACATGTACGCGGGGGAACAGCGCACGGAGGGGAGCGCTCCCCTCCCGCACCCGGCGGCCTGCCGCCCGGCGGCCACATCGGCGGCCGCCGGAGTGCTGCTGTTGACCACGCTCGCCGGCATCCGCCCCGACGCCCCGGCCGGGACGGTCACCCTGCGCCCCATGCGCAGCTCGCCCCTGGGCGAGATCGGCTTCACCGGACTGCGGATCGCGGGCGCCCCGTTCTCCGTGCGGGTCAGCCGGCTCGGCCTCGCCATGGTCGAGGAGGCGGCCGACGGACTTCAACTGGGGGTGTGACCTGGTACGACATTCAACCGTCAGCCAAGCGGGCTGGCCAGTGGTGTCCATATCCGACCGAAGTGGATCAGTCGCCGATGCGACCGCCGAAGGGAGTGTTTATCGTCAGGCAGACGACTATGATCGCCGCATGCCCTACGACCCGTCAGCGTTTCCGCCCTTCGCCGTCACTGTGGACCTGGTCGTGCTGACCGTGCGCCGCCATGCCCTGTGCGCGCTGGCGGTACGCAGGGGCGAACCGCCGTTCCAGGGGCGTTGGGCGCTCCCCGGCGGCTTCGTACGAGCCGACGAGGATCTGGCACAGGCCGCGGCACGCGAGCTGGCCGAGGAGACCGGACTGCGCGTCCACGACCCGTCCGCCCCCGCGCAGGACCACGGGGCGCACCTGGAGCAGCTCGCCACCTACGGCGACCCCAAGCGGGACCCCAGGATGCGGGTCGTCAGTGTCGCCCACCTAGCCCTCGCTCCCGACCTGCCTGCGCCCGGGCCGGCGGCGACGCCAGCAACGCGCGCTGGGCCCCGGTGGAGGAACTGCTGCACCAGGGCGGTTACGGGCGGGACGCCGAGCCGGTCGCGCCGCTCGCGTTCGACCATGCGCAGATCCTGTCGGACGGAGTGGAGCGTGCTCGCTCCAAGATCGAGTACTCGTCGCTGGCCACTGCCTTCTGCCCGCCCGAGTTCACCGTCGGAGAGCTGCGCCGTGTCTACGAGGCGGTGTGGGGCGTGGCACTCGACCCGCGCAACTTCCACCGCAAGGTCACGGGCACACCGGGCTTCCTCGTCCCCACCGGTGGGACGACCACCCGCCAGGGCGGCCGCCCGGCTCAGCTCTTCCGCGCCGGCGGTGCGACTCTGCTCAACCCTCCGATGCTGCGCCCCGAGGTCTGACGAGTCCGGAACGCCACGCGCCCGGCCCGGAGAAGGGTGATCGTCGTGCCCGAAGCAGGCCTCGTGGTGCCCGGAAAACCGGACATAGCGCGCTATCTTGCTGCGGGTGATCCAGGCCTTCGGACTGACCAGCAACCCCCGCAAAGAGCTTCCGCCCGCAGCCGACGACGTCTCCTTCGAGGCGCGAGCGGGGTGCGTCACCGCGCTGCTCGGAGCACCGGGCGCCGGCAAGACGACAGTCCTCAGGCTCATGCTGGAACTCCAACAGGGCCGGGGCATCACCTACTTCCGGGGCCGCCCCCTGCACCGCATCGCCCACCCCTCGCGCGAGGTCGGTGTGCTGCTGGGCGACGTGCCGGGGCACCCGGCCCGCACGGTCCGCGGTCATCTGCGCATGCTGTGTGCCGCCACAGGGGTTTCGGTCCGGCGAGCCGACGAAGTGCTCGATGCGGTCGGGCTGGTGAGCCTGCGCGACGAACGCCTCGGCACCCTCTCGCGCGGCATGGACCGCCGCCTGGGTCTGGCCTGCGCCCTCCTGGCCGACCCTCACACGCTCGTCCTCGACGATCCCGCCGACGGGCTGTCCGCCCGCGAGAGTCACTGGCTGCACGGCATGCTGCGCGCACACGCCACCCAGGGCGGCACGGTCCTGTTCACCACGGCCGACCCCAAGGAGGCCGCGCGCACCGCCGACCGCGTCGTCACGCTGGAACAGGGCAGACTCGTGGCCGACCAGGAGGCCGCGGAGTTCTCGCGCACCCGCCTGCGTCCCCGGGTCGCCGTACGCAGCCCGCACGCGGCCCGTCTGGCGGCTCTCCTGGCCAAGCAGGCCCGCATCGCCCAGCGCTCCGTCGAAGTCGTACGAGAAGGCGGCAACCGCCTCTCCGTGTACGGCAGTACCTGCGCGGAGGTCGGTGAGACGGCGTTCCGCCACGGCATCCTCGTGCACCAACTCGCCGACGAAATCGGCGACATGGGGCCCGGGGCGGGAGTAGCGCAGACAGGTGAGCCGCAGGGTGGCCGTGACCCGGGCCCGGGCAAGGCAGGGCAGACGGCGGGCGAGTCGCACGGGGCCGGCACGGCGGGAACGTCTGCCGACATGCTCGAACACGTCGACGTGGAGCCGGAGTGCGCGGATGCCAGGCCAGGGCACGTCACCGATGCGCACCGGGCGACCGTCGCGCCCCAGGCCGCCAACGGTGGTCCGCAACCCACCCTCGACGCGTCGAAGCCGGCCCCGGTCACCGCCGATCCCGTGGCCGCTACCGTCGAGCCGCGACCTGCGGCTGAGTCAAGCCCCGCCGTTGACGCGTCGAAGCTGCCCCCGGTCACCGCCGATCCCGTGGCCGCTACCGTCGAGCCGCGACCCCCGGCTGAGCCACGACCCACCGTCGATGCACCAAAGCCGGTCGCCGACGAGCCCTTGCCCCCCGCCGGGCACGCGCAGCCCGCCGTCGAGCCGCACGAGCGCTCGGACGCCCCCTCGGCCGGCCACCCGTCCGACACCGAGGCCCGTCCTCAGGAGAGGACGACACCTCGCGCGTTCCACCGCGCCGATGCCCGCACGGCACGCACGCTCGACGCACTGCCCCCTCTGCCGCCTCCCATCGCCGTCCGCCCCGCCCCCAGCCCCCTGCGTCCACTCCGTTACGAGATCCGCCGTGCCGCCGGGATCGGCACCGGGTTCCTCACCGGGGCCGCCGTGCTCGTCGTGTCCGCCGTGACCGCCGTCGTGCTCGCCCGTATCGGGCACACCCCGCAGCCACGCCTGCTGGCCGCGTGGCCACAGGAGCTGCCCCTGCCGCCCGCAGCGCTCGGCGCGGGGCTGCTCGGCGCGCTGGCCTTCGGCGACGAGTTTCGCCACCCCGCCCTGGCCGCGGACCGCGGCACCGTGCCCCGCCGGCTGGGGCTGCTGGTCGCCAAACTGCTCGTCGCCACGGCCACCGCGCTGATGCTGGCCGTCCTCACCGTCGGCTGCGACGCCGAGGTGCTCTATCTCATCTACGGACGGGAGCTCGCCCAGGTTCCCGCCGACTGGCTTTCGCTGAGTGCGAGTTGGATCGGGCTGATGGTCGGCTGCGCCTGGGCGGGCGTTCTGGCCGCAGGCGTCTTCCGGTCCACCACGGCCGGGCTCGCCGCCGTGGCCGCCGTGCCGCTCCTCGTCGTACCCGCGGTGCACGAGGTCCTGGAGGGGCCGTCCGTGCGGACCGCGGCGGGACTTCCCATGCGGCTGCGCGAGGCTCTGCTGCCGCGATGGCCCTTCGGGGGAGAGCGCTACCTGGAAGCCGCGCTGAGTGCGATCTCCCAACCGGTCGGCGGCGCACTGACGTTGTCGCTGACCGCACTGCTCTTCGCGTATCTGCTGACCGCACTGCGGAGCCGGTTCCGGTGACGACTGTCCGTAACCCTGAGTCCGGCCGTGCGCACAACTCCCCGCAGAACGCCCATTTCTTTCCGATAAGGCGTCAATTGCGATGGGGTGAGCGATCACCCTTTCGTGTGCTTTTCACCAAAGACCTCAAGGGAGTTGGAGACGGCGCCGACAAAGGATGCGTGAGTACCCTTGCGCACACCATGATGACCGCCGCCCGCTCCGCTGACTCCGGCCTCGCGAGCCCGGGCGAACTCGATCGCTACCCCTACGCAGAGGCGCCCGCCGTCGACCGCGTCGGTGCACCTGCCTGGGGCGGCGGGGACCCCGAGCTGGGCCGGGTGGGCCGACGCGCCGCGGGCAGCCGCGGACGCGGGCTGCACGGCCAACTCGTCCAGCAGCTGGGTCAGATGATCGTCTCCGGCGACCTGGGCGCCGACCGTCCGCTCGTGCCCGAGGAGATCGGCCAGCGGTTCGAGGTCTCCCGCACCGTCGTCCGCGAGTCGCTCCGCGTCCTGGAGGCCAAGGGCCTGGTGAGCGCCCGCCCGAACGTCGGCACGCGCGTGCGCCCCGTCAGTGACTGGAACCTCCTCGACCCGGACATCATCGAGTGGCGGGCCTTCGGGCCGCAGCGCGACGACCAGCGCCGCGAGCTGAGCGAGCTGCGCTGGACGATCGAGCCGCTCGCCGCCCGCCTGGCCGCCGGGCACGGGCGCGAGGACGTCCAGCAGCGCCTGACGGACATGGTCGAGATCATGGGGCACGCGATGGCCCAGGGTGATGCGCTCACCTTCTCCCGTGCCGACTCCGAGTTCCACTCGCTGCTCATCCAGGTCGCAGGCAACCGCATGCTGGAGCACCTCTCCGGGATCGTGTCCGCGGCCCTCCAGGTCTCGGGCGGTCCGGTCGCGGGCTGTGACCGGCCGAACGAGACCTCGCTGGCGCATCACGGCCGCATCTGTGACGCCCTCGCCGCCGGCGACGGAGCCGCGGCCGAGGCGGCCATGCGGCAACTCCTCACGGTCCACCCCGAGGTGGAACGCGTAGTGCCCGCTCCGCGCGAGCACTGACCGCGTTCCGCGGGCGGCGCGGCCGGGTGCGCCACCCCCCTCCTGTGGCAGCGCCCGTTCGGTGAACCGCCTCCCGTCGGACCCCGCGGGATCCTCGCGATCCCGCGGGGTCCGACGGCGCGAAGGGGCCGCAGATCCGCTGGAGCGGCCGGCTGACAGCCAGATGCGACCTGCTTTGCCCCTGTCTGATCGATTTTGTTCGCTTACGGGGTGTGACTCGGGCCACGCGAATTGGGCGTAACGCTCGCGGGAAGAACGCGATGACCTAAGAGGTGACAGCCGCGGAGGGAATACGGACGCCGTTCACGGCGCTGTGCATCTTCCCGGCCCCCGCCCGCGCCGTCGGCCCACCCCCAAGCCGGCGGTCGGCTCCTGTCCACTGTGGACGGGGCCGGAAGCCGTTTTCCAACGTTCCGAGAGGTTGTTCGTGTCGGCCAGCACATCCCGTACGCTCCCGCCGGAGATCGCCGAGTCCGTCTCTGTCATGGCTCTCATTGAGCGGGGAAAGGCTGAGGGGCAGATCGCCGGCGATGACGTGCGTCGGGCCTTCGAAGCTGACCAGATTCCGGCCACTCAGTGGAAGAACGTACTGCGCAGCCTCAACCAGATCCTCGAGGAAGAGGGTGTGACGCTGATGGTCAGTGCCGCAGAGCCCAAGCGCACCCGAAAGAGCGTCGCAGCGAAGAGTCCCGCCAAGCGCACCACCACCAAGACGGTTGCGGCCAAGGCGGTGACCACCAGGAAGGCCACCGCCACGCCGGCGGCTCCTGCCGCCGAGCCCGCCGTCGAGGAAGAGGCACCTGCCAAGAAGGCAGCCGCCAAGAAGACGACCGCCAAGAAGGCAGCCGCGAAGAAGGCGCCTGCCAAGAAGGCAGCCGCGAAGAAGACCAGCGCCAAGAAGGACGACGTCGAGCTTCTCGAAGAGGAGGTGCTCGAGGAGGCCGCTCCCGGCAAGGCCGGCGAGGAGCCCGAGGGCACGGAGAACGCCGGATTCGTGCTGTCCGACGACGACGAGGACGACGCGCCCGCCCAGCAGGTCGCCGCCGCCGGTGCCACCGCCGACCCGGTCAAGGACTACCTCAAGCAGATCGGCAAGGTCCCGCTGCTCAACGCCGAGCAGGAGGTCGAGCTCGCCAAGCGCATCGAGGCCGGTCTGTTCGCCGAGGACAAGCTGGCCAACGCCGACAAGCTGGCGCCGAAGCTCAAGCGTGAGCTGGAGATCATCGCCGAGGACGGCCGCCGCGCCAAGAACCACCTCCTGGAGGCCAACCTCCGTCTGGTGGTCTCCCTGGCCAAGCGCTACACCGGCCGCGGCATGCTCTTCCTGGATCTCATCCAGGAGGGCAACCTCGGTCTGATCCGCGCGGTCGAAAAGTTCGACTACACCAAGGGCTACAAATTCTCCACGTACGCCACCTGGTGGATCCGTCAGGCGATCACCCGCGCCATGGCCGACCAGGCCCGCACCATCCGTATCCCGGTGCACATGGTCGAGGTCATCAACAAGCTCGCGCGCGTGCAGCGCCAGATGCTCCAGGACCTGGGCCGCGAGCCCACCCCGGAGGAGCTGGCCAAGGAGCTCGACATGACCCCGGAGAAGGTCATCGAGGTCCAGAAGTACGGCCGTGAGCCCATCTCGCTGCACACCCCGCTGGGCGAGGACGGCGACAGCGAGTTCGGTGACCTCATCGAGGACTCGGAGGCGGT encodes the following:
- a CDS encoding DUF4192 domain-containing protein translates to MTNHSEATGSSENSDITGPDAHGEHKEGGQEKRGSDRTGPHVPGPAYDDHGGEHQVTLRTPAELADALPYLLGYHPEDSIVLAALHDRDGRGRFGGRARLGIPANADDWPSAARQLAHGLVTGSERRGARPDSMVAFLCQEPEKGESGRQVMERLRPLAQKLRVECGSLDVTVVEALCISDGRYWSFCCDNAACCPPEGVPMGLPGTSVLAAAATYAGIQVRGTLRELRARLLPWENAAALEQETALDTASLALVPRILDDAGRAEVADETLELAGRILDRFAGARPVSGMLLADLRDDELLGHDEAARLILGLQDRATRDRAAEWMEGDEAGHALRLWRSLARRCVGPYGEHAAAPLTLAGWVAWSTGDELEAREALAMALSADPDYLFARLLHQACNEGLDPESIRSCLRAEREDRGRPGDAGSAAPVDGLDARVGASMPRRDECAKRADDSLAPADGCVEQVGGSLAGADVCVESVDGSLAEADVCAERADSSRARADSSRAREDDSAGCVDSSVAQKDSPPTRSDADEVAMVEAAVPEFEQEPAPTSTATPSRRRRRTRSAGAVGTATGGTRAGDRVRGTRVPRRRTPAGTTRPTSAAEAGTRTGRETAGTARSGSVRAGGTRARTSKKTAVPCQGAGQEGAQRGQGTEGEE
- a CDS encoding glycogen debranching N-terminal domain-containing protein encodes the protein MICVALPGLAISTEGGQMTGRGLEGFYRAGRRVLSRCEIRVAGREPLAVQARMAAADRARFVGTLRTSPQAGPDPDVVVERNRLADGTERITLHSAAPRPLRLPVEVSLGTDLADLGSIASGRAGPELPASVHDSGLRWSCATGNASVTAAPPPSDALASAGLLRWELDLPPGGSRSVELRVRPDGAGPLRAVGRAATSPLAAARAEGDDPGVPALLSTSIEDLQALLLRDSAHPADTHLAAGAPWRCGLAPADALVAARMALPLGTGLAAGTLRILARTQLCGPGPQSGTIPGPRRDAGPHLPPQCTGTEATLLFPALLAEARRWGLGEQETEELLPAAERCLTWLRTTVGDDPYLRDPHPGGPVRCETQAHAHRAALLGADLLDACGRTGGAALRQWAQALRTAFRKDFWVDDRGGGRPAAARAPDGRPVPHLGAAAVHLLDTGLLGEGVLAPGLLDKVQTENLARLFGSPVMDSGWGLRGLGAKEPGFNPFGHRAGAVRVQETALAVAGLAAAGYEKEATSLLRGVLAAAETFAHRLPDMYAGEQRTEGSAPLPHPAACRPAATSAAAGVLLLTTLAGIRPDAPAGTVTLRPMRSSPLGEIGFTGLRIAGAPFSVRVSRLGLAMVEEAADGLQLGV
- a CDS encoding ATP-binding cassette domain-containing protein gives rise to the protein MIQAFGLTSNPRKELPPAADDVSFEARAGCVTALLGAPGAGKTTVLRLMLELQQGRGITYFRGRPLHRIAHPSREVGVLLGDVPGHPARTVRGHLRMLCAATGVSVRRADEVLDAVGLVSLRDERLGTLSRGMDRRLGLACALLADPHTLVLDDPADGLSARESHWLHGMLRAHATQGGTVLFTTADPKEAARTADRVVTLEQGRLVADQEAAEFSRTRLRPRVAVRSPHAARLAALLAKQARIAQRSVEVVREGGNRLSVYGSTCAEVGETAFRHGILVHQLADEIGDMGPGAGVAQTGEPQGGRDPGPGKAGQTAGESHGAGTAGTSADMLEHVDVEPECADARPGHVTDAHRATVAPQAANGGPQPTLDASKPAPVTADPVAATVEPRPAAESSPAVDASKLPPVTADPVAATVEPRPPAEPRPTVDAPKPVADEPLPPAGHAQPAVEPHERSDAPSAGHPSDTEARPQERTTPRAFHRADARTARTLDALPPLPPPIAVRPAPSPLRPLRYEIRRAAGIGTGFLTGAAVLVVSAVTAVVLARIGHTPQPRLLAAWPQELPLPPAALGAGLLGALAFGDEFRHPALAADRGTVPRRLGLLVAKLLVATATALMLAVLTVGCDAEVLYLIYGRELAQVPADWLSLSASWIGLMVGCAWAGVLAAGVFRSTTAGLAAVAAVPLLVVPAVHEVLEGPSVRTAAGLPMRLREALLPRWPFGGERYLEAALSAISQPVGGALTLSLTALLFAYLLTALRSRFR
- a CDS encoding FCD domain-containing protein; this translates as MSTLAHTMMTAARSADSGLASPGELDRYPYAEAPAVDRVGAPAWGGGDPELGRVGRRAAGSRGRGLHGQLVQQLGQMIVSGDLGADRPLVPEEIGQRFEVSRTVVRESLRVLEAKGLVSARPNVGTRVRPVSDWNLLDPDIIEWRAFGPQRDDQRRELSELRWTIEPLAARLAAGHGREDVQQRLTDMVEIMGHAMAQGDALTFSRADSEFHSLLIQVAGNRMLEHLSGIVSAALQVSGGPVAGCDRPNETSLAHHGRICDALAAGDGAAAEAAMRQLLTVHPEVERVVPAPREH
- a CDS encoding RNA polymerase sigma factor, producing MSASTSRTLPPEIAESVSVMALIERGKAEGQIAGDDVRRAFEADQIPATQWKNVLRSLNQILEEEGVTLMVSAAEPKRTRKSVAAKSPAKRTTTKTVAAKAVTTRKATATPAAPAAEPAVEEEAPAKKAAAKKTTAKKAAAKKAPAKKAAAKKTSAKKDDVELLEEEVLEEAAPGKAGEEPEGTENAGFVLSDDDEDDAPAQQVAAAGATADPVKDYLKQIGKVPLLNAEQEVELAKRIEAGLFAEDKLANADKLAPKLKRELEIIAEDGRRAKNHLLEANLRLVVSLAKRYTGRGMLFLDLIQEGNLGLIRAVEKFDYTKGYKFSTYATWWIRQAITRAMADQARTIRIPVHMVEVINKLARVQRQMLQDLGREPTPEELAKELDMTPEKVIEVQKYGREPISLHTPLGEDGDSEFGDLIEDSEAVVPADAVSFTLLQEQLHSVLDTLSEREAGVVSMRFGLTDGQPKTLDEIGKVYGVTRERIRQIESKTMSKLRHPSRSQVLRDYLD